A region of Rattus rattus isolate New Zealand chromosome 7, Rrattus_CSIRO_v1, whole genome shotgun sequence DNA encodes the following proteins:
- the LOC116905975 gene encoding ESF1 homolog — translation MSSKQEIMDDQRFRRVSKDPRFWEMPEKDRKVKIDKRFRAMFHDKKFKLNYAVDKRGRPISHSTTEDLKRFYDLSDSNSDLSDEESKVLDEKRVKEKTKQTKKETKSKTQIEEKKKETKKTDQKDSINKNDLNNSERIQKMKNSHKSPKIDSEVSPKDSEEFLQSRKKKRDTTDLSVEALPKGKLRTKDSSTSAMVKSSTVSGSKAKREKQAVIMAKDSAGRMLHEEAPEEDSDSASELGRDEESEGEITSDDRASADDDENEDEEEEEDSEEEEEEEEEEDEEDEESDDESDSGPDLARGKGNVETSSEDEDDLADLFPEEPGFEHAWRELDKDAPRADEITRRLAVCNMDWDRLKAKDLLALFNSFKPKGGVVFSVKIYPSEFGKQRMKEEQVQGPVELLSIPEDAPEKDWASREKLRDYQFKRLKYYYAVVECDSPETASKIYEDCDGLEFESSCSFIDLRFIPDDITFDDEPKDAASEVDLTAYKPKYFTSAAMGTSTVEITWDETDHERITTLNRKFKKDELLDMDFEAYLASSSEDEEEVEEAPEGEDGVNIGEDGKTKKSQKDDEEQIAKYRQLLQVIQEKEKKGKENDMEMEIKWIPGLKESAEEMVKNKLEGKDKLTPWEQFLEKKKEKKRLKKKQKALAEEASEDEIPSDVDLNDPYFAEEVKKIGIKKKSMKSAKDGATSEEETELEKQKAEMALLVMDEEEDSKKHFNYDKIVEHQNLSKKKKKQLMKKKELLEDDFEVNVSDARFQAMYTSHLFNLDPSDPNFKKTKAMEKILEEKARHREQKEELLIQAVERAQQDTGKPAQKQRMDPALSMLIKSVKNKTEQFQARKKQRIK, via the exons ATGTCCTCCAAACAAGAAATAATGGATGACCAGCGGTTCAGGCGGGTTTCAAAGGATCCCAGATTTTGGGAAATGCCAGAAAAGGACCGAAAAGTCAAAATTGACAAGAGGTTTCGAGCCATGTTTCatgacaaaaaatttaaattgaacTATGCCGTTGATAAAAGAGGACGTCCTATTAGCCACAGCACTACAGAGGACTTGAAGCGTTTCTATGACCTTTCAGATTCCAATTCTGATCTCTCTGATGAAGAAAGTAAAGTACTGGATGAAAAGAGagtgaaggagaaaacaaaacagaccaaaaaggaaacaaagtcaaAAACACAgattgaggagaaaaagaaagaaaccaagaaaactgACCAAAAGgattctataaataaaaatgacttaaataattctgaaagaattcagaaaatgaaaaactcaCATAAATCTCCAAAGATAGATTCAGAAGTAAGTCCCAAAGATAGTGAAGAATTCCtacaaagtagaaaaaagaaaagggacacCACTGACCTTAGTGTTGAAGCTTTGCCCAAAGGAAAACTGAGGACCAAAGATTCCAGTACCTCTGCAATGGTGAAATCTTCAACAGTCAGTGGTTCTAAggcaaaaagagaaaagcaagcagtCATAATGGCAAAAGACAGTGCTGGTAGAATGCTTCACGAAGAGGCCCCGGAGGAAGATTCAGACAGCGCCAGTGAACTAGGAAGAGATGAGGAATCCGAAGGTGAAATCACAAGTGATGATAGAGCCTCAGCGGATgatgatgaaaatgaagatgaagaagaagaggaggatagtgaggaggaggaggaagaggaagaagaggaagatgaggaggatgaagaaagTGATGATGAAAGTGATAGTGGTCCTGATCTTGCGAGGGGAAAAGGAAATGTAGAAACTAGTTCTGAAGATGAAGACGATTTGGCAGATTTATTTCCAGAAGAACCTGGTTTTGAACATGCTTGGAGAGAATTAGATAAAGATGCTCCTCGGGCTGATGAGATTACACGCCGACTAGCAGTTTGCAACATGGACTGGGATAGATTAAAGGCAAAAG atttgctggCTCTGTTCAACTCATTTAAGCCCAAAGGAGGAGTTGTATTTTCTGTGAAGATATATCCTTCGGAGTTTGGAAAgcagaggatgaaggaagagcaagttcaaggacccGTGGAGTTACTGAGTATTCCTGAGGATGCCCCTGAAAAGGACTGGGCCTCTAGAGAGAAGCTAAGAGACTACCAGTTCAAACGATTGAAGTACTACTATGCAGTAGTGGAGTGTGATTCTCCAGAAACAGCGAGTAAGATTTACGAAGATTGCGATGGCCTGGAATTTGAAAGCAGTTGTTCCTTCATAGACCTAAGATTTATACCAGATGATATTACCTTTGATGATGAGCCCAAGGATGCGGCCTCAGAAGTTGATCTAACAGCATATAAACCAAAGTATTTCACATCTGCTGCAATGGGAACATCAACGGTGGAGATCACTTGGGATGAGACTGATCACGAAAGAATCACGACACTGAACAGAAAGTTTAAAAAGGATGAACTTTTGGACATGGACTTTGAAGCCTACTTGGCTTCCTCCagtgaggatgaagaagaggtggaggaagcaCCAGAAGGTGAAGATGGAGTCAACATAGGAGAAgatgggaaaacaaagaaaagtcagaAGGATGATGAAGAACAAATTGCAAAATATAGACAGCTCTTGCAGGttattcaagaaaaagaaaagaaaggaaaagaaaatgatatgGAAATGGAAATCAAGTGGATTCCAGGACTTAAGGAGAGTGCAGAAGAGATGGTCAAAAACAAATTGGAGGGAAAGGATAAACTGACCCCTTGGGAACAATttttagagaagaagaaagagaagaaaagactgaaaaagaaacagaaggctcTTGCTGAAGAAGCCAGTGAAGATGAGATTCCTTCTGATGTTGATCTAAATGATCCCTACTTTGCtgaagaagttaaaaaaataggtataaagaaaaaatcaatgaaatctgCAAAAGACGGCGCAActtcagaggaagaaactgaactagaaaaacaaaaggcCGAGATGGCTTTACTTGTAATGGATGAGGAAGAGGACAGCAAGAAACACTTCAATTATGACAAGATCGTAGAGCACCAGAATCTgagcaaaaagaagaagaaacagcttATGAAAAAGAAGGAGTTACTTGAAGATGACTTTGAGGTAAATGTCAGTGATGCACGGTTTCAGGCAATGTACACTTCCCACTTGTTCAATTTGGATCCCTCTGATCCtaatttcaagaaaacaaaagctatggAAAAAATTCTGGAGGAGAAAGCACGACATcgagaacagaaagaagaactACTCATTCAAGCAGTGGAGAGAGCACAGCAGGACACGGGAAAGCCAGCACAGAAGCAACGCATGGATCCCGCCTTGTCTATGCTGATTAAatctgtgaaaaacaaaacagagcagttccaagccagaaagaaacagaggatcAAATAA